The Deinococcus yavapaiensis KR-236 DNA window AGCCAGTCGTCGTAGAGATAGAAGTAATTGTCCTTGCCTCCTCGAAAGGCGCCGCCGAGGTCGTTCTCGTCACAGGCGACGCGTTCGGGAACGAGTTTTTGCAAGAGGTTGAGCAGCGTATGCGCGACGCCCGTCGAGCCGTTCACACCGATTTCGAGGGCGCTCGTACGGAAGGGCGGAAGTTCCTTGACTTCCTCGAAAGCGTGCTCGGCGAGCTTCTGGTCTTGCATTCGGTCTTGGATGCGTCCACCACAGGTTTTGCACGTCCGCTCGTGCAAGGTGGGCTCGCGGTCGCACTTGACGCACACGCGGGCGAAGACCTGGCGTAGCAGCGTGTAGCCGGTGTAGCGCCGAGTGACGAGCACCGAGCCGTGCCGGTAAGCGATGGGGCCGCGTTTCGTCCACTCGCTCATGGTGTGAGGCCGCACGTCTACGCTGTACGCTCCCCGAGTGAAGAGGTGCGGAGCGTCGTGCTTCTCGACGAGGATGGCGGTGCCGCTCGCGTGCTCTTCCCAGCGGACGACCCGGTAACTTTGCCCTTCGAGCGAGAAGATCGCGCCTTCGTGCTTCTCGGTGAGGGCGTAGTGCTCGCCGGGCTGCTCCAAGGTCGCCGAGAGGCTCGCTTCTCCGCGCGCTTCCCAATCGCGCGCGTCCACGACGCTGAACTTTCCGCTGCCTTCTCCACGCAGATTCCAGTAACGCCTCCTCGGCGCGGCGGGCCTTAGATTCGCGCTGGCGAGCTCCTCGAGATGCCGCGCCTCGTGCTTCGGCGCGATGTACGCGTTGTCATGTTCGATCACGGCCTTTTCGATCGTTCCCGTCAGCAAGTCGCGGAAGTTTCCGGCGTTGCTGTAAAAGGCGTCGACGGGGTGGGGAAGACCTCGCTCGTCGAGGGCGGGCATGTACAGCACGAGCCCGGGGGAGACCCGTCCCGCTCGGCCCGCCATCTGCCGAAAAGCCATGCGTGAGCCGGGATAGCCGTCGAGGATGACGACTTCGAGATCGCCGATGTCCACGCCCGCTTCGAGCGCATTCGTCGCGAACATCACGCCGCTTCTCGCTCGTCGGAACTCGCCCAGTCGTCCTTCGCGGTCGCTGACGCCCGCCATGTAGAGGTGCGAGGCGCGCGCGTACACGGGGTGCGTGCGGTACGTCGAGTAGAGGCGCGCGGCCCTCGACCGCCCACGGAAGAAGGCCAAGGTCTTGAGGTCGTGCGCGGTGGAGGCGCTCATGACCGCGTCCCAAAAGCGTCTCGGCTGTCCAGCGTGATCGGCGAGGTAGTAACGCTTGCCGTGTCTCGCCGCGCCAGACTCGCTGACTTCCACCGGGGTGATGCCTGTGAGCTCGCGCGCGAACTCGGCGGGATTGCCGATCGTGGCGGTTGAAAGGACGACCGTGGGATCGGCGCCGAGCGCCCTGG harbors:
- a CDS encoding DEAD/DEAH box helicase, with translation MAPLPHFHLVILLAFLEGSERIVPNPQLVNTPLEAPGWPSARPHYTVDVSLVAPPPFERLERFLRDVLGDATLLHEDLPSPAVTVPATTLEWPENVRAGFGHADVYSHQARVYEHLRAGRHVIVTTPTASGKTGAFFPAVFEGLAREADTTALFVYPLVALGQDQRDKLEAFREAGGFPWRIGSFQAAARPDAVFGSDVRMITATPDKLHWSLTHPALHRFLARLKFLVLDEAHTYRGGFGSEVAGMLRRLLELSRALGADPTVVLSTATIGNPAEFARELTGITPVEVSESGAARHGKRYYLADHAGQPRRFWDAVMSASTAHDLKTLAFFRGRSRAARLYSTYRTHPVYARASHLYMAGVSDREGRLGEFRRARSGVMFATNALEAGVDIGDLEVVILDGYPGSRMAFRQMAGRAGRVSPGLVLYMPALDERGLPHPVDAFYSNAGNFRDLLTGTIEKAVIEHDNAYIAPKHEARHLEELASANLRPAAPRRRYWNLRGEGSGKFSVVDARDWEARGEASLSATLEQPGEHYALTEKHEGAIFSLEGQSYRVVRWEEHASGTAILVEKHDAPHLFTRGAYSVDVRPHTMSEWTKRGPIAYRHGSVLVTRRYTGYTLLRQVFARVCVKCDREPTLHERTCKTCGGRIQDRMQDQKLAEHAFEEVKELPPFRTSALEIGVNGSTGVAHTLLNLLQKLVPERVACDENDLGGAFRGGKDNYFYLYDDWLGGLGVTRRAFESIDDLLRRALRIASRPCCDDGCYECTAVGRPFSPFLETGDRRPTDKRGAYALLAEVLGESVHEVAESDPPARLEDWFAQARELLELRGLSLTEVSAKVGVPSRELGRRLASSPPLRVTHEKFGEGIIQGGSGSGERREVQVYFPGHGLKRLLVAHAKLQVLGG